The window GCACATTTCTTACATAAAAGTTTCAGCCAATGACGATATCAGATGGAAAAAAGCAGATACAAATTTCTGAGAACTGTCTGACAAGTTTGAGAAACTGTAGTGCTTCATGACCTAAAACATAAAAAGTTCATGAACTAAGGTCATCTaccaaaacaaagaaacaagtAAAAATCGAATCAAATTAAAGACCAATAAGGCAAAACTACTTAGTTTCACTTACTATTCCGGTGAACAATATAGACACAATTCCTGAGAGGCCAAGTCCTTCAGCTAGCATATAcctagaaagaaaaaaaaaaaattttataggaaacaaattttattaatgttaaTGAGTGGTTACATAGAGCGGATAAGGAATCCGCGCCAGATGAAACTGAGTCCTAAGAACACTGATTTTGTAAAACTATATTGCAGAATGTCGAAGTGACTTACGAGAAATATGGAAAAAGGACAAATAAACAGCACTCCAAGTTCTGAAGACTGTAAATATCATGATTGCAGTAAGTACCGGGTTTAATTAGAcctgaaacttgaacttgatGCTATCAAAAAAATGTACTTACTTGTCAATATCCAAACCAGCATACTTGAAAAGGTTCTGAGGAGTTAAAGATTTGCAAAATAGGTTATGAAGAAAAGATCATAGCAAGAAGGTggagaaaaaatttgaaaaaaggaTATCAAAGCAGAAGTGAATCCAACTCCAACCCCTGTAGATATAGAAACAAATTACAATTAGCAGCAATGAATGTGCATCTTCAACAGAGTGCATAGAAGTATAAATTTTTAGttagagtgtgtgtgtgtgtcgatTGCTTCCAAATCAGTAAAAACATGACAGGCAGAATTGAGTATCTTTTAACAACACAATAACTGAACAGTCCAGAAACTTTTGTCACCACAGCAAAGAAAAAAGGAAATTAAAGGGAGAATAATGAAGTATGAGATTTTGTTAtgtaaataaatgaattaatgaaaaaatCTTCAGAATTTCCCgccatttaatgaaaaattttatgaaattatgaataatattAGAACAGTTTCAATTATGACAAGGGTCAAGCAAATATGAACCTGCTGACATTGAACCAACAAAGGTCTCAAGAAATCTGACCACGACCATGAAAAAATTTTGTCCCGATGACTCATGGCTCCTTACCAATGACATTGTCCTGGATATGTAGATTCAAATCAATATCTTATGTAAGATTATTTCACAATATGATGGAATATTTAACTGACCTGTACAGAGAAATTGCCATCTTCAAAAGGTTAAATATGCAAGTTCCAGAAAACAAATCAGTTTATAGATAATTACCCaatgaaaatatcatatttccACAGAAGCTCCTCATTatgaaacaaattataaaacataGACTTACCGCGTCATTTAGCACAGATTCGCCAAAAACCAAAGCATATAGATTTACATCTGTACCAAGCTCCTAAAAATGTCATATGAAATAGATGTCAATAACAAATGTATCATAATGcaataattttgatttgaatttgaagAAGCAGATGGTATGCCTTCCATCTCTAAAATTAGTAAATGACAGAAAAATAACCGATCATTTGTTTAACAAAGATAAATATGACCAAATTAGTGAGTGTCAACACAGGGATGAGCAAGTTACAATCGTCTCCGACTCCAGATCTCATAGTTGAAGGTGACGTATCAAACTTAACTCCAACCTAGAATTAAAAGTGATCACTAAAATTCAACCATCAGAAGGTTTTGGCTATGGCTGTAATGATCTATGATAATCTTCTCATCTATCCTTTTTGGAGGAAGGATACCAAAGAGTTCCAACAATTTCCATCAATTGTTTGTGACAGTGTGGAAAATGTCATATAAAAATTACAATATCAGGAATAAAATCAATATGTTGactataaaatgtttttattggtcCACTGATTTAAGTGAAATTTGAAGGGGTAAATCAATGCCATGGTCTCATTAGACAAAGAAACGTGAACAACAAGCTACTTTAATCGATTGAAAATGTAAGAATTCGAAAACAACTTGAAGCTGCTAAAATGGAAAAACTCATTCAACTTAAAACATGATTTACTAAATTCTAGCAAATGTATTTTCAAGCATGTATAATAACAATGACAAGTCATATAAGccaacatgttagtaaataacTCAAGGAAACATTAGAATGAAGCATGAAACCCACAATGTTTTCAAATAACGCACAGGATGGCGTGTTCTCCATGATATACAAGAGTAAGATCACAAAAATTTCCCTTAATAAGTATTGACAGTTCTTTTGCATTTATTCTCAAACAATTTCACCGAAGCCAGCAAATCAAcaatcattttaacattttcTAATGCAAAACTTATCAACTGCTAAAATTTGATCATTTAACTCAAAGATGCACGAGAGATACTGCAGCCTATACTACAGAGTTGTTTCATGATGAGTCTCATGCTGCCAATTCATAAAATTCTCGACTATTTAAAGAGTTGTCTTTAATGGTGAAAAAACAAGCTAACAGCAAACAAATCTTGGATGCTATGTGCCTAAAACACCGGATCACCTGAAATATAGACAAAACAGTGACAGGATCAGTAGCTGAGATGAGAGCACTAAACATCAGACATTCCACAAATGGAAGTTTGTACATTAGAAATGTCACTCCACCAAGATATCTGTAATATGACAGGTTATAGCATTCAATAAGGGGCATTAGTCCAATAAGGCATATCTTCAATAACTGCTGATTTATaaaaatgtatgtatatttatatatgtgtatatatatcttGAGGcaacaaatataaattaaacTCACACTAAAATGCCCGTGACAACAGAAGCTATAAAAGTTCCAAATATAGCAAATGTGACAATGGCACCAAAGTTGGAAAAGAACGGTTTCTGCAAATTGAGTTCAGAATGCATATCATATACATATAACTTTCCCTTCTTTAGTTCCATGATTACATTCTAAAGAAAAGGAAACAGAAACTTAAAGCCAAAGACTCACCGGTTGTAGACTGAACCCGGACTGAGTAAtcacataaataaattaaggaAATTACTTCATCTAGTCAACAAAAGGAAGGTCACGTAATAAATGGCACTCATCTTGTGTAGTTTTACACCAAAAAATAAAGTTCATGTAGCAAGGATATAATATGATCGGGGGCAGcagaaacaagaagaaaaactcTTCGTGGAAGTTGAACCATGCCCTGCAAAATCAAAATAAACGAAGACATCAAAAAGTCACCCTTGCCTCCTGAAGTTTAAAACTAGGGTTCTACAAAAGGGTCAAGCACGAGAAACTGAAGATCGCAATAAGACCTGCTGCTGTTTTCCGTATTGGAAATATTAGCTAGCCCACCAACAATTAAACCTGGTTCCCAATTCACAAATTCATCAGACCACAACAACACTCAAAATCATGATCAGATTCTACAGTGATTTTGATGCGCTTAAGTGGGAGTCAAGGACCGATGAAAAGCTAAATGAACGATGGCGTAACCGATTAAAAGTGAGGCACTGGCTTCTGGAAGATAATAGAACCGGTGACGTCGAAGGACATGGCCAAGAACAAATGAAAGAACGAGCATCATGATTTGCAGAAGAATCCCAACTCCGGCCGCCTGCTGCTCTTTCGCCGGACTTCCTCGCGGATCGGCCGGAGATATATGCAGCTCATCCATGCCGATCCCTGATTATGTTGAGAATGCACCAAAATCGAATCAAGAAAGGAGATATAATTTATAGTGTGTCTGAGAGCAAATGGTTTTAGGAGTTTTTGGTCCTTTTTCTTGGTTGGAAGAGGAATTCGACTGTTTTCAGCTTCTTGAGCCAAACTTCCTGCAATTTCACGCCTGGTGAGTCGTGTcccttgaatttcttgtgtaATCAATTTTGTTTTGTGCTTATTTCcagattttaatttaatttaatactaTAAATTCTTGGGGTTTTCCATAAAAATTCATCTGGACTATGTTTTGTTGTGAATCGGTTCCCACAAAAAGATTTCTAATAGACCCAATGTTTGTCTTCTTCTGTAATACATATAGGCCACGTTTGGTATGATTTATTACCGGAGGATTAAGGAAGAAATATTGAACTATCCTTTTTTTGACTGGTTTTTTAGGTACGCACTGATAACTTCCGGCCCGTGATAATTCTACTGTGTAGTCATGAAAAGAAGAGAGTAATCCCAACTATTTGGTGATATACTCAATCCTGACATGAACAGTAGTAGATCTTTAGGTTTACCCTCCCCAAATTACCCTTTATCCCACCGACCTAAATTACGAACCTCATTTTATCTCTCTTCCATGGCTTGCTTCTCGTTTCTGTGAAGGCATAGTCCCATTGAAGTGTGACGTAGTTTTCTGTTGTGTGCAGCCGGCTTTTAAGCTTTCGTTACTCGAGGTAATTTGTGTAGTTGTTCAAATGGATTTTGTATTGTTCAGTATTTCATTCTCCCATGTCATATTCTTGAAAATAATGATTTATGCTCAGTTTTGGTGTCATTTATTTGTATTGCGAGCCTGGGAAAGCTTGTGCTATGCAGTCGAAGTGAGCTTTGGTTAGTTGTCAAGTTCACCCAATTTATTTCAAACCACTTTTCTTGCTTTTTTTTATTGGCAGTGGAAAATTAATTGTCATTCTTTTCTTCAGCATTCTCTACGTAATTGTTAATGCATCATTCTTCGGTTTTCTTAATTACCATTTAATTTGTAAACAAATTTCTTTGTCTttattgtattgaattttttagaGCTTATAATTGAAATACATATTTGCATTCTGCATTTTTGTTAATATCCATGTCCGTTGCTCTCGAATATATTAAATCACATGTGTTTGTTTACAATGTCCCTGTCATATTATTGGTAATCACACATAAATTTCCAGTTTTCGGTTGAGTTTACTGACAACATGGAGCAACGTAGAAAAATTGTTATCCTTCTGCTGGTCAACCATATGTTATGTCGCTCTTTTTTGATGTTATGCCTCCTAATACGAGAGCATACACGAATGGTCTCAATTACTCGTCGTGCCCGTCGAAGACAAGCTGCTTCGTATAGCATGATTCAAAGAGTAAATGCTCAATTGAGCAATTTGCATAGGATTATTGAAGTCGGAGATACCCAATGTGTGAATAACTTAAGGATGAATCGAAGCGCGTTTGGACGACTATGTTATTTGTTAACAAACTTAGGAGGTTTAGTTGAGTCAAGATACGCACGAGTCGAAGAGAAAGTAGCCATGTTCTTGTCTATATTGGCGCATCATAAAAAGAATCGGGTTGCTGGGCATGATTACATACGTAGTGGACAGACAGTTAGTGCTCATTTTCATGATGTTCTTAAAGATGTTTCATcagactttttttaaaaaaaaactcagaaATGCCTCCTCGGCCTGTTTCTTAGTTTCGTACTCTTTGAAACAAACCCCAGGAAATCTACAAACTTCGGAGTTTGCTTCAGACCAATGCTCATATACGCCAGTTTTTCTTCCCACAAAAACAACATAAGTTTTAGGCTGCATTCAAAGATGTTTCTTAAGAAACACGGGAAGAGTTAATAGTATATATAAGTACAAAAATCTCTTCTCAACTACAGCAATGTATTTAAATAGAATCAAAATATCAGTTGGATTGGTAATAAGCTTTAACATACGTAAGATAATACACAAAAATTGcaacaaaaacaacaagaaGCTCTGAAATGCCATTCCGCAATTCTTCaagattaatttatataaaaaaattccaagCATAAAGATTCAGAAGACATCACCATCTCTTCGATTAAATAGGTTGTACAAGTAACTGGTAATCTTCACAGACGTCTGTTTCAAAATCGGTCAATACCTTGACAACATTCGAATCAATCCATTCAATTGTGCGAACGAAGGTGAGGAAATCAAAATACGGAAAGATATTGTTCCACCAAGAGAGGACGTAAGGGTTTGAAATTTGGTTCAGGAAGAAAATCAAGTTCTTCGTCTTTGTACTACAGTTTCTAACTTGGAAGGGtattttttaacatatatacTTAAACCTACTACTTATACATGTCTGAAAAATTGAACCAAACAAGAAGGACAATTAGCTCATTTATATGTCGTCTGGGGCATTTTTGTCTTTACACTAAAAAAGTACAAAATTAGTACATCATTTTAAATTCATACCAAAAACCATATTATTTATCCCATAGTACTAATAATCCATGCATCTCATTTTATAATCACTTGaattaataatcatttaattatcTCATCACACGTACCAAACGTAGCAATATTCTCCTgaatttttcatccaaatatgtacaaaaaaataaaatgctcCAAATCtccttaaaattgaaaattttcgaTGGATTTTGAAAACCTGAACTAACTAGTTGTAAAGCTTAATTTTTTCTCCCGATTTTGAGTGAAATCAGAGtcaaaataaaggaaaaatggGGCGATTTCCAAGCTCGAAAGtcataaaaaataaactgaAATAGTGTACTTTGACTAACAACATCTATAATCACTAGTAGTCTTCAAACGATTTTAGATTTCTGATGCACACACTCCAATGTAGCTAAAATCTTTATGATGGGCTGTTACTGCTTGCACTTCCAGTAAAGAATCTGATGCAACTTGGACATCCTGGAAATTCTTATTGTAGAAAAGGTCGACCCCTTCCTGGATAGCCAGTAATTCCCCATGAACGACCGAAAGGGATTTGTTTATATGCTTACCAAATATCAATAGGAGCCTTCCTTGTCTATCTCGTAGCACCCCACCCATACTGTatttgaaacgtccactactcgtttttttttaaaatatattaggaaatttttttttcttccactaTACATTatgtataaatttttaaaatacttttgcaccatttaaaattaacCAACCAACTATtgtttgaaaatccaaaagaacgtAATTCAAAGCATAAACTCGTAAACGTCATCCAACCTAAAcgaacattatttcaaaaataagcttaactctaacatcctctcaaaagcatcataagtcataaaatctttaaagtaatcataaatcataaacttattttatttgcggaaaattagcgacgatcttcgggttgtgtgcacattcagtccagctagttcaactaTAAAGTCCTCCATTAACCTCAACATcatgatcacctgcatcgattacacctagtaagtctattagctcagcaaaccttaactatgataacaagtaatacatatacaatcacacgcaacagtgaaaatacttttaataaaatagttttcaTGAATATGCGTAAACTTAAACAATTTCCTTTccacatatcatatcatatttcctttcttcatataatatcatattttctttcatcatatacgtatacgtgtccttttcattgaattcagatcccttaattgtgactttcatatcagctgttagtcgatggatccatctacgtataaccatagTACCAGGTGGCGAagacatcaacgacactctcacccgtcaactgagcattggtcttacatatcatcgtatcatcgtgccatcgtattagtcacaatcaattcacttccttcaatttttcatattttcatcacttataaaaattcatgcatatataaataatttttcttttaaaccaagcacgcaacatgtcttttagtattaatgtttcatcataaaatttcataaacatataaaagatacgttttaacatatattatagCATTTAGTGCACTACCAGGACGTCTAAccatttttaggtgtaaaatgaccgttttgcccctaaaCTCATAATTTTCCCTAGCCTTCGTAACGAcgtcccaaatcattccaaacttaacctATTATCTTAAAACACTTCCTTAAATATTCATTCgtttttttaaacttagacgtacatctcAATTTTGACTCGTATTAATTCGAAACTTAGCCAAAACTTACCAAATTTGCACCGAGGCCtaataacacctaactaaaACTTTTTCTAACCAATTCCAGCCCATTAAGACCCATGATCAAGCCTAGGACTCGGGACGCTGCTATCCCTTTTAGTACTatccaggtgtaaaatgatcgttttgctccttgacttaaaatttctcgattttgactttttattatttttattggcTTGAGcttatctcaaataattatttgagcttaaatttaatttttatgatttttatttaacgtaaactcgaggatttcgatttaatttcttaattactaATTTGTAAAGtgttttaatcctgaattaatcctaactttaatattttcctcccaaactttaaacataaactttttgtTCCTAAAATACCCTTGTGAACCATGAACTGATCCtcgtggaccatggttcgaacCCTTTTCTCCTAAACCATAAGCTCGAACCCTTGCTCGTTTGCACAGAGCCAACCCCCGATTTCCTCGAGCCATGGCCCAACCCCTGACCAAACcccctagggaccctactgaccactTCTAGCCTAGCtgaccagcccctagcccatgCAACAACCCTTTGCGCATATGAACAAGAGCCTCGGTCGCCTCCTCGATTAATTAGGATCCTACCTAGACTAGGATTCTTCCATCTACTAAACTACCAACCCTCTCGCACCCTagccatccctggaccatgTTCCAAACCCTGCTTGCCAGCCTAAGCTAGCGTCGAACCGCCTGCAGGCACGCGAGGCCAGCCCTGCTCACGcatgggaggagtcctagccctATTGGACTCCTCTAGGACTCATTGCTAACATCAAGCCACATCCAGCACGACCCCTGCCAAGCCCAGGTCGAGCCACATGCCCTCCTTCCCCTAGCCGAACCCTTACATGCCAAAATTCCATGAAAACCCTaggtgttggaaacttaatttcggctgtttgacaaaccatttatctacggaaccaactgatcaaatattcgtattaagcaactgaagtatcacgtgaagtatcaaggcaaccgaatccagctgaactgaactttcgaagttaactgactgatcagttagaaactgatcagttgaacctaactggattcttgaagacagctgactgatcagttggaaactgatcagttgattcactcagcgcaagcttatcagctactttcatcagctgatcgctcagccttaacacgtcatcaaatgaaagggatgttcaaccgacatcagtacaagcagactgcaacttgtagtggaacgccgcatttcagagtctacagtgtaccaTTGTCaaaagaatatcgacgtggcaaatcaacggatataaaattcaaatgttatatcaagttaccgttggaagagaagcctataaataggcgaacagagcagctgaagaaaacaCACAAGAACTACCatttttactcaagctgttactctgctaaaatcaaaagctcaatctcttactaagttttatctgtagcattcatGGCTACCATCTTtaagcttgttagcacactgtaatctttgctatattattaagttgtgctaaaatcagtcacgaactgaaatagcctgttgtaactaagagtttcagttgtggcattgatatgaccaaactgaagtgggtcagtacaaacattgtattcgatcaaagtcttttagtagaaatcctatcttcttgatagaaagggtgacgtaggagttattccattatccgaacatccagaaacaaatcgtgtgcttcttacttcagttaccttttattttagttattctatctttcattcagtttacttccgcaactgttttctcagttaaactgattgtcattgacttacgagatatttagtttca of the Primulina huaijiensis isolate GDHJ02 chromosome 1, ASM1229523v2, whole genome shotgun sequence genome contains:
- the LOC140980794 gene encoding sodium/hydrogen exchanger 6-like isoform X1, encoding MDELHISPADPRGSPAKEQQAAGVGILLQIMMLVLSFVLGHVLRRHRFYYLPEASASLLIGLIVGGLANISNTENSSRAWFNFHEEFFFLFLLPPIIFQSGFSLQPKPFFSNFGAIVTFAIFGTFIASVVTGILVYLGGVTFLMYKLPFVECLMFSALISATDPVTVLSIFQELGTDVNLYALVFGESVLNDAMAISLYRTMSLVRSHESSGQNFFMVVVRFLETFVGSMSAGVGVGFTSALLFKYAGLDIDNLQNLECCLFVLFPYFSYMLAEGLGLSGIVSILFTGIVMKHYSFSNLSDSSQKFVSAFFHLISSLAETFIFIYMGFDIAMEKHSWSHVGFISFSILFIGIARATNVFSCAYLVNLIRPAHRKIPMKHQKALLYSGLRGAMSFALALQSVHDLPDGHGQTIFTATTAIVVLTVLLIGGSTGTMLEALEVVGDSHDDALGESFEKNSSYRAPSYEGESSSGNRFKTRLKEFHNSTTSFTAIDRNYLTPFFTTQSGDEDEHDDFLGDSGRGPYR
- the LOC140980794 gene encoding sodium/hydrogen exchanger 6-like isoform X2, with the translated sequence MDELHISPADPRGSPAKEQQAAGVGILLQIMMLVLSFVLGHVLRRHRFYYLPEASASLLIGLIVGGLANISNTENSSRAWFNFHEEFFFLFLLPPIIFQSGFSLQPKPFFSNFGAIVTFAIFGTFIASVVTGILVYLGGVTFLMYKLPFVECLMFSALISATDPVTVLSIFQELGTDVNLYALVFGESVLNDAMAISLYRTMSLVRSHESSGQNFFMVVVRFLETFVGSMSAGVGVGFTSALLFKYAGLDIDNLQNLECCLFVLFPYFSYMLAEGLGLSGIVSILFTGIVMKHYSFSNLSDSSQKFVSAFFHLISSLAETFIFIYMGFDIAMEKHSWSHVGFISFSILFIGIARATNVFSCAYLVNLIRPAHRKIPMKHQKALLYSGLRGAMSFALALQSVHDLPDGHGQTIFTATTAIVVLTVLLIGGSTGTMLEALEVVGDSHDDALGESFEKNSSYRAPSYEGESSSGNRFKTRLKEFHNSTTSFTAIDRNYLTPFFTTQSGDEDEHVTQAQHN